From the genome of Rhodohalobacter sp. SW132:
TTTGAGAGTGAATGGATAACTGCTTCTGTACATTTAACAACGGGTGCGGGAATGATCATAACCAGTTTTAGATTCCCATCTGTAATTAACAAACACAAACGTTAAATGAGAATGTCATGAGCATGAATAAAGGCGATAGAGCCCCTGAATTTCAACTTACAGATACCAATGGTGATAAAGTTACTCTCAAAGAGATTCAGGCCCAGGGGCAGGGCGATACTATTTTACTTTTCTTTCCGCTCGCTTTCTCTGGTGTTTGCACAAAAGAGATGTGTACCGTTCGGGACAATATGAAACTTTATAATGCATTTAAAGCAACTATTACTGCGATAAGTGTAGATAGTTTTTTTACCCTGAAGGAATTTAAAAAAGCAAATAACATAAACTTTACTCTGCTTAGTGACTTCAATCGGGAAGCATCAAAAACATATGGTGTTCTTTATGAAGATTATTTTGGGATGAAGGGAGTTTCAAAGCGTTCAGCATTTATTATCTCACCTGAAGGAAAAATTAAATATGCTGAAGTGCTGGAAGATTCCGGTCAGCAGCCAGATTTTAAGGCGATACAAAATATCTTGTCAGGAAAATAACACCGTTATATTTTTTAGCAGTGTGATCCTGATCAACGAGGTGTTGCTATACATTCGAAGTGAAAGGCAGGACCTCAAAACCTGGCAGGATTCTTATCATATTTCGAAAGACTTCAATTGTAAATTTGGTATCAAGGGCGACTGTTCACCCAAGAGATGGGGGAGCCATCGTGAAGTAGAAGATATGATGATCGCATGTTATTAAGATTATAACTTTACATAATATATATTATACGACATTTATATAATGCCTGGATTCAGAAGTATGTAATAAGCTGGCTTTTTCATGATAAATTTTTAAAATGGCGACATCTCCCCATTCCAAGATGGCTCAATCAGTTACAGTAATTTGTTTCGAAAAATGGATTTATTAGTGAATTTCTTTTCAAAATTTCAGGAACATTCTAACTTTTTCATCTTACAAGCATAATTATCAGTGTACATAATTAGTATTAGCAAGTATTAGATGGATCAGGATCTACCCCGGCAAATGACAGTATTTATTGTTGAAGATGATAGTATTCAATCTCTCCTTTTAAAATTAATGGTCGATAAACTGGATGTGCAAATTACCGGAACCGCAGCTTCAGGTGAACAGGCTCTCCAGAGAATTGTGCACCTGAAACCAGATATCATATTAATGGATATCATGTTAAAGGGTTCTGTAGATGGTATATATGTTACGAAGGAAATCTATAAAATCTACCAGCCTGCAATTATCTATATCACAGGGAATTCAGACCGGGCAAGTAAAACCCGCGCTGAAAAATTTGGTTACCACGACTACATTAATAAACCCGTGTCGCTTAACCAGCTGAAAGATTCTATTTATTCCGTGGATGATGATGTTCTGCATCCATAAAATTATGTAAAGCTCTTAACCGACAGGTCAAACTCCCCCTTTTCATTGGAGTCTATTCGAATTTTATCGAGAATGGCATCAATATTGATCGGATCCTTTAAATATATATATCCGTTTTCTTTTGATTTACGAATGTTGGTTGCTAAACGGGATACATCTATAACTAATAATATCAGGTTTTTACGATCTTTAAAGTGTGTATTTAAATATTCCTGAAGTTTATCAGGAACTGCACACTGTATTTTCCCTTCCTCTTCAAAATCTTCTGGTGTAAACTGTCCGTTTTTATTTAAGCGTGTCCATTTTCGCCTGGAAACTGCGTGAAATATTAAATCTTCCTGCATGGTGACCTTTTTTATTTTACTTCTATAAGTTCATTTGTAGCAATGTGCATCACAGCATCTCCTTTGTGAACCACAGGAGAATTGTTTAAACCTATGACTCTGCCATCAAGTCGAGCCGAGATATTAAAACTTTCATTACCATATGGATCGGTAATTTTACCAAGTATCTGGCGCGGTTTAATGACATCTCCCAGTTTAACTTTTGGATTAAAGATACCTGCATATTTCGCCCGTATCCAATTCGATTTACGATATATTGCTGGTTTGATGAGTGGCTGAGGACTGCTTTTTCTCATTTTCATGTGATGAAGAAATCGTTGTGTACCCCTGATTGCAATAGCAATTCCATCCTCATCAAACCGCATAGATTCACCTGTTTCATACACCAGAATCTGTTTCCCTTTTTTACTGGCTGCCTTTCTGAATGATTTATCAATGAGTCCGGAATGAAGGATGACCGGTGGAGCAAAGGCTTTCGCAAGCTTTAGATCGTCTTTTAAATCGAATACACAGCGAATCTGCGGATAATTTGCCCGGCTGGCCCCGCCTGTGTGAAAATCAATACCGTAATCGATAATAGGGATAATCTCCTTCACAATGGTGTGAGCGACAAGCATCGCTAAAGAACCGTTTTTAGTCCCTGGAAATGAACGGTTGATATCTTTTCCGTCCGGTACACCTCTTACATTTTGAATAAAACCGTAGACATTCATTAAGGGCACTGCGATGATTGTACCTGCAGTTAGCTGAAGGTGATCTTTTGAGATTAGCCGGCGTACTATTTCAATTCCATTAATCTCATCACCGTGCAGCCCACCGGAAAGCAGAACCACCGGCCCATCCTGTTCCGCGCGAATTACCCGAACGGAAAGGTCTATATTCGTATAGGTGGGCAGCCTCGCTATGCTTATGTGTACCTGTTTGTCTTCTCCGGGTCGTATCTCTTCACCGTTAATTTGGATCACTTCAGGCATTACTTTTCAGGTTTTTTCTGCCATTGGGCTTTTCACGGTTTTTTTCAGCGAGCTTTACAACGTAGTTCACTATTTCTGAGGCAATATCTTTATTGATTGTTTTTTCGATTCCTTCCAGTCCCGGTGATGAATTCACTTCCAGCACAAGCGGACCTCTTTCAGATTGTAGCAGATCCACTCCTGCAATCGATAAGCCCATCACTTTAGCAGCCGTAAGAGCCACCTGTCGCTCTCGTTTTGATAATTTAATTAATTCACCTGTACCGCCCTGGTGAAGGTTAGATCTGAATTCTCCTTCTTTTCCCTGTCTCTTCATCGCGCCTACTACCCTGTTCCCGATCACAAAGGCACGGATATCAGCGCCTTTTGCCTCCTCAATAAACTCCTGAACTATCACTCGGGCTTTCATGCTGTGAAACGCTTCGATGATAGACTCCGCGGCTTTTTTTGTGGGAGCCAGAACTACTCCATACCCCTGTGTGCCTTCTAAAAGTTTCACAATCAACGGAGCACCGCCAACACTATCGATGATTTTTTTCACCTCTTTGGAGTAGTTGGTAAATACGGTTTTTGGCATCCCCACATCAGAACGTGCCATCACCTGCAAGCTTCTAAGTTTATCCCTGGAGCGAACTAAAGCCTGAGATTCAACTGCGGTGGGTACTCCCATCATTTCAAACTGGCGAACAACCGATGCACCATAAAATGTCACAGAAGCTCCAATACGCGGGATTACGGCATCCACATCTTCAATTTTTTCGCCCTTGTAATAGATCGAAGGATTATCCTGTTCGATTACGATATCACATTTAAGATGATCGAGCACAGTGGCTTTATGGCCTTTATTTTCAATAGATTCTATCAGGCGGCGGGTTGAATACAGAGAGCGGTTTCGTGATAATACAACTATATGCAATGGATTGTTGTTTAGTGAATTAGGGTTATGACATCAAATATTTCTCAGATACATCTACCAGAAAGTTTCTCAAGAATCTTCTGCCTAAAAGCAGATCATATTTCATGTTGCTTCTGTCTGTTAGCGTGAGTTCAATGGATCTTTTTTTTCCACAAAATATGGCCGACTCTTTTATAGCGTAGCGTGTCTGGACCTCTCCGTTTGAACTTTTCACTTTACGAACATCGTGAAGTTCTGATTTAAATCGCTGTTTACGATATGACGGGTGCTCCGGATCAAAAAGGGAAAACACGACAAACTCTTTACCATCAATCTTCTCTACTTCAATATGGTGGCAATGGAGACTTGAGGTATACGCTCCGGTATCAACCTTTGCATCCAGTCTGTCGACAGACCAAGCTGGAAAACTTATTTTTTCAATTCGTCCTATAATTTTCTTCAACTGACTAACTTATTTTAACATCAAAAATTCTAAAAATAACAGCTTTTAAACTCGGTTGCATTCACTATTTTTGAACCGGACGATTTATTTTAAAAAACAGTAACCGTTTATGCCCAATATACCTCTTTCCCGCCCGAAAGCCGTTGTTTTTGAACAACATTGTAAATCAAATATTAAATCCATGCAGAACAAGGCCCAATCTGCCGGAGCTGTTTTCAGGCCACATTTTAAAACACATCAATCACTGGAAATCGGGCAATGGTTTCGTGATGAAGGTGTAACTGGAATTACGGTCTCAACCCCCGAAATGGCGAAATATTTTGCTTCTGACAGCTGGGACGATATCACAATCGGATTTCCATTTTACAGTGGTCAGATTCATGAGATCAACGAACTAACAAATCATTGCTCTTTAAAATTGTTTGTGCACCGGCCGGAAGACGTCCGGTATCTGGCAACTGAACTGACGAATCCTGTGTCTATATTTATTGAAATTAACGCGGGGTATGGCCGAAGTGGTGTTAATATTTATAATTCTGAGCTTATTCGGGAGATTATCAAGGCGTGTGAAGAATCTCAAAAAACTAGGTTTTACGGGTTTTACATTCATGATGGAGATACCTATAAAGTTCACGGCTCCTCAGAAGTAGAATCTGTAATTAAACGAGATTTCAGCGCTTTAAATAATCTGAAAAAAAACTGGCCTGACGCATCTGTTTCACTGGGTGATACTCCCTCCTGTTCACTTCTAAATGAATTTCCAGGTATTGATGAACTTACTCCCGGTAATCTCGTGTTTTATGATCTGATGCAGGTAAATATCGGCAGCTGTACTTATAGCCAGGTGGGTCTTCTTATAAAAGCTCCGGTTGCCCAGCTAAAACCGAAATCGAATGAATGTATTATTCATGGAGGTGCGGTTCATTTTTCGAAAGACAATATTCACATGGACGGTAAACAATCGTACGGGCAGCCGGTAACTGTATCTGATAATGGGAAAATCAAACCCATAAACGGAAGCTCGCTTGTGGCTCTTTCGCAGGAGCATGGCACCGTTACCGGGTTAAAGGAACTGCAAAATGCGCTTGGTAAAAATGAGTTAGAGGAAATTTGGATCTGTCCTGTTCACTCTTGTTTGACCGCAAATCTCTTTAAAGAGTACCACACTTATTCCGGATCTGTAATAGGTAAAAAAGTTTTATCATGAAGAGCACACTAAACGTTTCGGAAAAATACTCGCGACACTGGCCGGCTATTGCAGTGGGAAGCATCATTGCATCAATCCTGTTTTTCGGCGCCTATGTGGCCGTGTCTGACGTTCTGATCGGGAGTTATCTCAGGCTTGCTGCATTCGCATTTTTTGTAATAGGGTTTCTTAGCTTTTTTAAGATCAAAGATGGCAGAATTGAAATTCAGTTTGAAGTGAATCAAAAAAACAGCAATGAACTGGATGTGGAATATTCCGTTCGCGGTCGTGAAATACATGCTGAGCTCATTGAGCTGGACGATATCAAAGATATTAAAACCGATCGGATGCCGAACCGTTCTTTATATAATGATTTGAACCGAACGGACCGTTCTGTTCGATTTCAGAAAAAAAACATGGAAGGCTGGCTCTATCTGAATGAAATTCACGGTCGTGTGATCCCGCTCAGTGAAGATAACGCAAATAAAATTGTCGCTTTTATCCTGTCACTTCGGCCAGATCTCAACTAAAAGATTTATGAGCTCTGGTAATTCTAAACATAAAGCGAAAGTAGAAATCAAAGAGGAACTTCAAGCGGTTCGGTCTCATCGGTAAACGCGCGCTTCCAGAAAACAATCAAACCGAGAACCAGGCCTTTCAGAATAAAGAACGTAAAAACCACCATCAGACCAATATCCTGGAAAATGGCAATCACAAGAATGTAAATAAAAAAGAGAATCATCCGGTTTTTATACTTTTTGATAGAATCTCTGTCAAATCTCGGGATTTTATCGAACGGAATAGTACTCACCATCAGAAATGAGAGCATAATCACAATCGGGATGATAAAAGAGATAAAGCCGTGCTCAAAATTTGCGAACCAATCCATTCGGTTATTGAATGTGAGGTATAACGCCGAGATCATTGCAGCTTGTACCGGTATAGGCAATCCGCGGTAAAAATCGAGTTCAACATGCTTTGTATCTATGTTAAACCGGGCCAGGCGTATGGCACCGCAAACCGGCGGAAGTGCACTAAGGATAATCCCGATTATTGCCAATTCGTGAAGTATGAATGTATAAAGCAAAAATCCCGGGGCAACACCAAAAGAGACAACATCACTGATCGAATCGAGTTCTATGCCAAATTCGCTGGTTGCGTTGGCGAGGCGTGCCATAAATCCATCGAGTGCATCGAACAGGCCCGCTACAACGATCAGCCACGCACCAAAAATCATGTTCCCTTCTGCAACCATGATTATGGAAAGAAATCCGCAAAAGAGATTCATCAAAGTGAAAAAACTGGGGATCACAACCCGGGGAATCGGTTTACGTTTCCTTTTTTCCCTTTTTCGCTTTGATCGAAGGCGCTGAATCGGATATTTCATGACTGGCGAATCCTCCCGATTACTGATTCGCCCGCAACGGTCTTCTCCCCTTTCTTTACCAAAATTTCTACATTATCGGGAAGTAAAAGATCCATTCTCGAGCCAAATTTCATAATACCGAATCGCTCACCGGCCGTAATCTCATTTCCCTCTTCTAATCTATACACGATTCGGCGGGCCAGAAAACCGGTGATTTGCTTAAACAAAATTTTTACACCGGATGGATGAACGACACCAAAGTGTGCCCTCTCATTTTCTTCCGACGCATGATCTTCCCACGCCATCAGGTATTTTCCGGGCGAGTAACGCACATATTCCACGGTTCCTGAAATGGGGACGCGGTTGACATGGACATTCAGCGGGGAGAGAAAAATACTTACCTGCGTTACGTTTTGGTTCAGGTATTCGTTTTCTTTGGCTTCTTTGATAAGAACCACTTTCCCATCTGCCGGCGAAATAATCAGGTTTTCATCATCAGGTGTAACGCGCTCGGGATCACGAAAAAAGTAGACGGTAAGCCCGAAAAGAATAAACAGAAGTATATAGATGATTATGCTGATCAAATTTGGCAGATAGGAAGCACCAAAAGCGACTACGATTGAAAAGATTGCAACCACTACTATGGTAGAATAGCCATCTTTAGCTATCATGAATTAACCCCCAAAGGTTCTTAAAATATCATTAAAAGTCACCAGGATAATTAGTCCGATCAGGAATAAAAACCCAATTTGCTGCAGGCCCATTCGAACTTTAGGTGATGGCTCCCGCCTGGTAATGCCTTCGTACAGTAAAAACATAAAATGTCCGCCATCGAGTGCAGGAATGGGCAGCATATTCATTATTGCAAGAGTGATGCTCAGGAATGCCGTAATTTCCCAGAAACCGAGAAATCCTCGTGAATCAGTAGCCTCTTTGGTTACATTCGCGATAGCAACCGGACCACCAAGGTTCTGGCGAACAGAGATATCACCGGAAAACATCATTCCAATTCCCTGAATGATACCAAAGAAAGTGTCTTCAGATTTCTTCAGGCCTTGCCCGAACGATTCAGCGAGGTTATAATTGATGGTTCGCACATCAAAAATTTCCCGTGGATTTGGCGGTGCGATACCGATCATATTGGTTTCGGGGTCAGCAGCAACCTCTATTGTATGCTGCTCTCCGTTTCGCAGAACAGTGAGAGACAGTGCTGATTCACTATTTTGAATTTTTTCAACAAGCTGAACCCAATACCCGATCTCTTCGCCATCAACGGCCACTACTTCATCACCATCCTGCAGCCCGGCTTTGTGTGCAGGGCTGTCTTCAAGAACCATCGAAATATGGCTGGGAAGTGCGTTCGATTGATTCAGAAATCCATCCTGACCAATCCGGTCCAGGAAATTTGGCGGTGTAAATAAATTTTCAACTTCACCATCTCGTACAATCATAAAAGACAGATCGCGACCAGTAATAGCAGCAGGATTAAATATTTCATTAAAATATTCAACTCGTTCACCATTTATCCCGATGATCTGGTCACCGGTTCGAAAGCCTACTTCATACGCGACACTCTCTTCAACAACATAAATACCGCCAACTGCTTCAATCGGAATTACATCCTCGCCATATGAAAAAGCAATACCGGCATAGATAAACACAGCCAGGATCACATTGAAGATCACACCTGCGGTAATCACAATCATCCTTTGCCACACCGGCTTACTGCGGAATTCGTCGTCTTTCGGCTCTTCGTTCATGAATTCATCATCCATGGACTCATCGATCATTCCGGCAATACTTACATACCCTCCCAGTGGCGTTGCACCGAGTACGTATTCGGTTTCCCCTTTTTTAAACCCAAATATTTTGGGCGGAAAACCGATTGAAAATTTGTCCACACGCATGTTGAAAAACTTCGCTGCAATAAAATGCCCCAGTTCGTGAATTGTAACCAGGATAAAAATAGCCGCGATGAAGATCACGATTGTGGTTGATAAGCTAAAAATCCATTCCATTCTTTACATCAATAGTTTGTTCGCGAATTTACGTGTTTCCCGGTCGACTTCAAGAAGAGTTTGTGGTGAAACAATTTCTTTATGATGAAATTTATTAAGCGCTTTTTCGATTAATTGCGAAACTTCAATATAACGAATTTCTCTGTTTAAAAAGCGATCAACAGCAACTTCATTTGCTGCATTCATAACGGCAGGCATGATCCCTCCCTCCTTCGCTGATTCCACAGCAAGCCCAACGCAGGGAAATTTCTGCATGTCTACAGGTTCAAACGTCAAAGACATCCGTTCGTTGTAGTCTAAAACCGGATTTTCATAATTTATTCTTTCAGGATGCGTGAGCGCATAGAGAATTGGCACTTTCATGTCCGGCGGACCAAGCTGGGCTTTGGACGAACCATCCACAAATTCTACGATTGAATGAATAATACTTTGCGGGTGAATTACAGGTTCAATTAATTCGAGGTCAATTTCATAAAGCCAATGCGCCTCAATGATTTCAAGCCCTTTATTCATCATCGTAGATGAATCAATAGTGATTTTTTGTCCCATCTCCCAGTTTGGATGATTCAATGCATCTTCAACGGTTATTTTGTGCATTTCATCTTTGGAAAATGTACGGAATGGTCCGCCGCTTGCCGTAATAATAATTCTTGCTATATTTTCCGCTCTTTCGCCCGTCAGGCACTGCCACATTGCGGAGTGTTCCGAATCTACCGGTACAAGCAGTTCTTGAAATCCTGTGATATTCGAAAGCAGTTCGCCGCCAACAACAAGCGATTCTTTATTGGCAAGCGCTACTTTCTTACCACTTTTCAGTGCTTCATATGTAGACATAAACCCTGAAAATCCCACGAGTGCATTTAAAAGAAGATCGGATTCGTCGTCAATAGCCAGGTCAGTGAGAGAATCCGGGCCGTAGAGAATGTCATCCGGACGGTAACTGAGTGCGCTCTCAAATTCTGTTCGATATTTTTCATCAGCCAAAAGCACTCGTTTCGGTTTAAACTTATTCACCTGTTCGGCGAGCCTCTTCCAGTTTTGGTTTGCAGAGAGGCCGGTTACAGTGAATTTATCAGGATGATTTGAGATGATTTCAAGCGCCTGTGTGCCGATAGATCCGGTGGAACCGAGAACGGTAATCTTTTTTGGCAAATGTCCGTCTTTTTTTGATTTCATAAAGTTCTGCTAAAATAGAAAAAATATCATTCAAAGCCGGTTTTTCCAGATTTCCTTTGCTGCCCGGTACATGATGGCGTGGGCTTCCGCTGTTTCTCTTACACTGGGTGCATATCCGCCGGACAATAGCAGAGTTAATGGAATGTTTCGTTCTGCTACAGAAGAAATCACCAAAAATTCCCTTTCCCTGAGGCCCTGTTTTGTGAGCGACAAACGACCAAAATGATCGCTCTCCAGCGGATCAATTCCGGCAAGATAGAAAACAAGGTCGGGTGTAAATTGATCAAATATTGAATCGATAGCTTCTGTTAGCGTATTCAGATACTCTTTATCTCCGGTTTGATCGGGAAGTCCGATATCAAGCGATGAGGGCGGTTTTTTGAACGGATAGTTCTTCTCGCCATGTATGGAAAAGGTAAATACAGAATCATCATCCCGGAAAATTTCAGCTGTACCGTTTCCCTGGTGTACATCGCAGTCGATTACCAGCACATTCTTCACCCACATCGCCTGTTTGAGCACCCTTATTGCCACGGCAACATCATTATATACGCAAAATCCTTCGCCGTAATCCGGCATGGCATGATGTGTACCCCCGGCAAGGTTACCGGCCAGGCCATCCTGCAGCGCCATCAGACCCGCGTTGATGGTTCCCTGTACCGCAAGCCTGGAGCGGATAGCAAGACTTTTACTCCACGGCAGCCCCATTCGTCTCTCCTCCTTTCGGGAGAGTGATCCATCCCAGACTGCCGTTGCATATCTGGGGGTGTGCGCGCTGTAGAGATGAGTGAAATCTGCGAACCCTGGTTCTACTACTTCCTGTTCGCGGATAATCTCGTGATCGAGCAGATAGCGGTGCAGTGCCACAAATTTTCCCATTGGAAAGATATGGCCTTCTGGTAACGCAGCATTGTATCCCGGGGAAAAACTGACTCGCACGTAATTTGTATCCGTTATGATTCGAATGTGATAAATGCTAACATCCGTCCGGCCTGGCTGCGTTCTCTTCGGAAAGAATAAAACCTTTCGTCTTCGATGGTACATTTGCTGTCCACATCAATCGAATCCCGGCTGATTCCGGCCTCAAGCAGCTGCTGAGTCAAAAACGATTTTAAATTCAGGTGGGGTTTCGGCCCGATGGTTCGATCGATAAACGAATCATCAAATTTAGCGGCAACCTCTTCCCCAACTTCAAAATTTTGTACGGAAATACACGGTGATATATAAGCTGACACATCGTTCATTTCACACCCCAAACTTTGCATCTTCTGGAGAGCGGAAGGCAGAATATTTGCGGCGGCACCGCGCCAACCGGCGTGAACTGCGGCAATGGTTTGTGTGGTGGGATCTGCCAGAAGTACCGCAGCGCAATCGGCTACTTTAATTGCCAGCGTCAGATGTTTTTGGCGGGTCACAAGTCCATCCACGCCCAGGTAATATCCCGGCTGGGATACGATTTTTACTTCTCCGCCATGAACCTGTTCAGCCCTGGCCAGTTGATCTGGTTTTAAACCTAATTCACGAAAAAAGATCTCAAAATTTTTGTCAACTTCTGCTTGTGGTGCGTTTGTATTCTCCCCCAGGTTCAGTCCCCGAATGATTCCTTCACTATTCAGGGAATTTCGCGAAGCAAAGGTTATCCCCGCTTTCAAACCGTTTACTGAGTTTAATAAATCAGATTGTTGAAATGCTTTCATTCTCAAAAATGGGTTAACAGCTCATTTTTAACAAGATCAAATGGGAACGTATAGCCGGTCCAAATTTCAAATGAACGGCTGCCCTGGTAAATCAGCATATCCAGACCGTTAATGGTAACCGCACCGGATGTTTTTGCCAGTTTCAGAAATTTGGTTTCCATTGGGTTATAGACCAAATCATAGCAAACCGTATCCATCAAATAGTCAGCATCCTGTTGATTGACGACTGAACTTTCCGAATACTTTCCCATTCCAAGTGGAGTGGAATTTATGATCAGGCACGCCTCATCAGCAAATTCCTGCCATTGTGAATAATCCACAACCCTGGTAAAAGAGTTGCCAGCCGGAGGCTGAATGCGGTCAGGGGTTCTCGATACTATGATAATCTCTTCAAACCCTTGCTCTTCCAAAGCGTATTGCACAGCGAGGCTGGCTCCGCCTGTTCCAAATAGAATGGCCCGGCCGTAATCAAGTTTATCCCGGTACTCCTCCAGCGGTTTCTGAAATCCGTAAATATCAGTATTAAAGGCAGAAAGTTCGGTTCCTTCAGGGTTCCGTTTAATTGTATTAATTGCACCCACTGCTTCTGCTTCTGGTGAAACCGAATCAACTAAAGGAAATAACTGTCGTTTATACGGAATGGTGATATTGCATCCAAGAAACGAATCACGATTCATCCAGGACGTAAAGTCTGCGATTGATTTGGGATTTAAATCAACTGCTACATACTTCGCCTCAATGCCGTGGTGGCGAAGCGCAAGATTATGCATAACCGGAGATAAGGAATGGCTTATTGGATGGCCAACAACAAGATAGTGTGGTGAGGTGGAATAATTAGAGGTTCTGAATTCATCAAACGAGTAGATAGTTTGTTGCATTGAACGGGTATAACCGCTTAGGATTAATCGCTAACTCACCACGAGTAAGGAGATTGAAAGAATTGGTAAGGCTAAAAATCTCGCGGAATAAAAAAATGCGCACCGTATTGGTGCGCATATTCAATCCCATTGAGATCAGGAAAAAATTAAGCAGTCACTTCGCTGCTCTTCTCTTCTGTCTGTTCATCTTTAAAGGTGTCTGTTTCAGCCAATTCTTTGAATTTGCCAAGATCAGCTTTGAGCTGTTTCGCCAGACCTTCAATAAAGTTTGCAAGTTCTTCTTCCGGCTCGCCGAAGAACGTTCTGTAATCGAGAGAAAAATCAATTCGAGTGCGCTTTCCGTTATCCAACGGAGTAAATCGAATAGTACCGGTTTGATTTAAATTCCCATTAATAGTAATCCAGGCAAAACGTGTGTTTCTTAGATTATCAATAATATTTGTTGTCCATTGAAACTCCTCGCCACCAATATTGGTTTTGTAGTCGAACGTTTGGGAATTGACTTTTTCGATCTCGTCAATTCTATCCAGAAATTTTGTATAATGTACTGGATTGCAAAGCAATTCGTAAGCTTTGGCAAGGGGTAGGTCTACTTCGATTCTTTCGTGCGCCATAGTATGATTGAACTTCGGAAATGAGAATTTTAGTTCATGTTTGAGAAGTTTGTGGTAAGCAGATACGGCTTATCCACAATGCATCAAATTTAAACATATTTTGATTAATCATCAATCAATTTCGTGCAGAAACATTTTAAAAAGTTTTTCTTTGTCAGTATCACCTCTTTTCTACCGCTTCTTATTTTCTTTTTTATCTTCCTTAACCTCTTCACCACCAACAGTTTCGCGCAACAATCACTATCTGGTATGTACCAGAATTATACTGGCTATCAGCTAACGGGAGATCATGAACTTGTTGCCGGCAGAAACCGATTACGGGTGCAATTTAATCAATCTCTTCCATTTGGTACGCTGTATGCTGAGATCGATTTCCTTGACAAATACGCTGATGAGCGTGATTTTGAAATACTGCCGAGGCAAATGTATGCTGATTGGTATACTTCCAATTACGATATCCGGATCGGGAAGCAGAATGTAATATGGGGTGAATCGATTGACACATTTGTAAATGATATTATTACACCCGTGGACTTAAGCGAGTTTTTAACTCAATCGCCCGAGGATTTGAGAGTTGGTGTTACGGCTGTAAATATCCGCCGCTACT
Proteins encoded in this window:
- a CDS encoding phosphatidylserine decarboxylase family protein; this translates as MIAKDGYSTIVVVAIFSIVVAFGASYLPNLISIIIYILLFILFGLTVYFFRDPERVTPDDENLIISPADGKVVLIKEAKENEYLNQNVTQVSIFLSPLNVHVNRVPISGTVEYVRYSPGKYLMAWEDHASEENERAHFGVVHPSGVKILFKQITGFLARRIVYRLEEGNEITAGERFGIMKFGSRMDLLLPDNVEILVKKGEKTVAGESVIGRIRQS
- the rseP gene encoding RIP metalloprotease RseP — protein: MEWIFSLSTTIVIFIAAIFILVTIHELGHFIAAKFFNMRVDKFSIGFPPKIFGFKKGETEYVLGATPLGGYVSIAGMIDESMDDEFMNEEPKDDEFRSKPVWQRMIVITAGVIFNVILAVFIYAGIAFSYGEDVIPIEAVGGIYVVEESVAYEVGFRTGDQIIGINGERVEYFNEIFNPAAITGRDLSFMIVRDGEVENLFTPPNFLDRIGQDGFLNQSNALPSHISMVLEDSPAHKAGLQDGDEVVAVDGEEIGYWVQLVEKIQNSESALSLTVLRNGEQHTIEVAADPETNMIGIAPPNPREIFDVRTINYNLAESFGQGLKKSEDTFFGIIQGIGMMFSGDISVRQNLGGPVAIANVTKEATDSRGFLGFWEITAFLSITLAIMNMLPIPALDGGHFMFLLYEGITRREPSPKVRMGLQQIGFLFLIGLIILVTFNDILRTFGG
- a CDS encoding 1-deoxy-D-xylulose-5-phosphate reductoisomerase; the protein is MKSKKDGHLPKKITVLGSTGSIGTQALEIISNHPDKFTVTGLSANQNWKRLAEQVNKFKPKRVLLADEKYRTEFESALSYRPDDILYGPDSLTDLAIDDESDLLLNALVGFSGFMSTYEALKSGKKVALANKESLVVGGELLSNITGFQELLVPVDSEHSAMWQCLTGERAENIARIIITASGGPFRTFSKDEMHKITVEDALNHPNWEMGQKITIDSSTMMNKGLEIIEAHWLYEIDLELIEPVIHPQSIIHSIVEFVDGSSKAQLGPPDMKVPILYALTHPERINYENPVLDYNERMSLTFEPVDMQKFPCVGLAVESAKEGGIMPAVMNAANEVAVDRFLNREIRYIEVSQLIEKALNKFHHKEIVSPQTLLEVDRETRKFANKLLM
- a CDS encoding histone deacetylase translates to MGKFVALHRYLLDHEIIREQEVVEPGFADFTHLYSAHTPRYATAVWDGSLSRKEERRMGLPWSKSLAIRSRLAVQGTINAGLMALQDGLAGNLAGGTHHAMPDYGEGFCVYNDVAVAIRVLKQAMWVKNVLVIDCDVHQGNGTAEIFRDDDSVFTFSIHGEKNYPFKKPPSSLDIGLPDQTGDKEYLNTLTEAIDSIFDQFTPDLVFYLAGIDPLESDHFGRLSLTKQGLREREFLVISSVAERNIPLTLLLSGGYAPSVRETAEAHAIMYRAAKEIWKNRL
- the pgeF gene encoding peptidoglycan editing factor PgeF, with the protein product MKAFQQSDLLNSVNGLKAGITFASRNSLNSEGIIRGLNLGENTNAPQAEVDKNFEIFFRELGLKPDQLARAEQVHGGEVKIVSQPGYYLGVDGLVTRQKHLTLAIKVADCAAVLLADPTTQTIAAVHAGWRGAAANILPSALQKMQSLGCEMNDVSAYISPCISVQNFEVGEEVAAKFDDSFIDRTIGPKPHLNLKSFLTQQLLEAGISRDSIDVDSKCTIEDERFYSFRRERSQAGRMLAFITFES
- the aroE gene encoding shikimate dehydrogenase yields the protein MQQTIYSFDEFRTSNYSTSPHYLVVGHPISHSLSPVMHNLALRHHGIEAKYVAVDLNPKSIADFTSWMNRDSFLGCNITIPYKRQLFPLVDSVSPEAEAVGAINTIKRNPEGTELSAFNTDIYGFQKPLEEYRDKLDYGRAILFGTGGASLAVQYALEEQGFEEIIIVSRTPDRIQPPAGNSFTRVVDYSQWQEFADEACLIINSTPLGMGKYSESSVVNQQDADYLMDTVCYDLVYNPMETKFLKLAKTSGAVTINGLDMLIYQGSRSFEIWTGYTFPFDLVKNELLTHF
- a CDS encoding SRPBCC family protein, whose protein sequence is MAHERIEVDLPLAKAYELLCNPVHYTKFLDRIDEIEKVNSQTFDYKTNIGGEEFQWTTNIIDNLRNTRFAWITINGNLNQTGTIRFTPLDNGKRTRIDFSLDYRTFFGEPEEELANFIEGLAKQLKADLGKFKELAETDTFKDEQTEEKSSEVTA